The following are from one region of the Thiocapsa rosea genome:
- a CDS encoding uracil-DNA glycosylase, protein MDERRRLGYLSAMGVDVWMPRHVDAGAGAGAVERSDEIALVEPEPERVAPALECVSPSPVPPSVPPVLQTLPVRAADPEVAPGPVASGPIEPDVLEIGLVEHDLPEATSTHDPARMDWDALATAVSGCRACGLCETRTNTVFGVGNRNADLLIIGEAPGADEDRAGEPFVGRAGQLLNRMLAAIGLAREQVYIANVLKCRPPGNRDPRPEEAKQCEAYLLRQIELLGPRAILCVGRVAAQHVLQTDAPLGSLRGRWLAFRTGAIPLRVTYHPAYLLRSPDQKVKAWEDLVEVARGLREGRGAVIGSGNDKDQSD, encoded by the coding sequence ATGGACGAGCGCCGACGCCTGGGCTATTTGAGTGCGATGGGGGTCGATGTTTGGATGCCGCGTCATGTCGATGCGGGTGCGGGTGCGGGTGCGGTTGAGAGGTCCGACGAGATTGCCCTCGTCGAGCCCGAGCCCGAGCGCGTCGCGCCCGCGCTTGAGTGTGTCTCCCCGAGTCCCGTTCCGCCGTCCGTGCCGCCGGTGCTCCAAACCCTGCCGGTGCGGGCCGCGGATCCCGAGGTCGCTCCGGGCCCCGTCGCGTCCGGACCGATCGAGCCCGATGTGCTGGAGATCGGTCTGGTCGAACACGATTTGCCCGAAGCCACGTCGACGCATGATCCGGCGCGCATGGATTGGGATGCGCTCGCGACGGCGGTGTCCGGATGCCGTGCCTGCGGGCTCTGCGAGACCCGCACCAATACCGTCTTCGGGGTGGGAAACCGCAACGCGGATCTCCTGATCATCGGCGAGGCCCCGGGCGCGGACGAGGATCGCGCCGGCGAGCCCTTCGTCGGGCGAGCGGGCCAGTTGCTCAACCGCATGCTCGCGGCGATCGGCCTCGCGCGCGAGCAGGTCTACATCGCCAACGTGCTCAAGTGCCGCCCGCCGGGGAATCGCGATCCACGCCCCGAGGAGGCCAAACAGTGCGAGGCTTATCTCTTGCGGCAGATCGAGCTGCTCGGCCCGCGCGCGATCCTCTGTGTCGGACGCGTGGCGGCCCAGCATGTTCTGCAGACGGACGCGCCGCTGGGGAGTCTAAGAGGGCGCTGGCTCGCGTTTCGGACGGGGGCGATTCCGCTGCGCGTGACCTATCATCCGGCCTATCTGCTGCGCTCGCCCGATCAGAAGGTGAAAGCCTGGGAGGATCTGGTGGAGGTTGCACGGGGCCTGCGCGAGGGGCGAGGCGCGGTAATCGGCAGCGGCAATGATAAAGATCAATCCGATTGA
- the nadC gene encoding carboxylating nicotinate-nucleotide diphosphorylase, whose translation MAETTQEMNPLRPAVRPVRLPDPRLIEAQVRAALEEDVGAGDLTAALVPRDQRARAELITREPAVICGCAWFETVFRLLDPEIAVRWEVADGDRIHPGQRLALIEGPSAGLLTGERTAMNYLQTLSGTATRAAEFAAAVAGLPVAVLDTRKTLPGLRVQQKYAVLCGGCHNHRMGLFDAILIKENHILAAGSIPAALSAAAEAAGAGVEIQIEVESLDELRTALDGGAESVLLDNFALGDLRLAVAMSAGRARLEASGGVGLATIRAIAETGVDRISVGALTKDVTAVDLSMRFMG comes from the coding sequence ATGGCTGAAACAACCCAAGAGATGAATCCCTTGCGCCCGGCGGTGCGTCCGGTGCGCCTTCCGGACCCGCGTCTCATCGAGGCCCAAGTCCGAGCGGCGCTCGAGGAGGATGTCGGTGCCGGCGACCTCACCGCGGCTTTGGTGCCGCGCGATCAGCGCGCCCGCGCCGAGCTGATCACGCGCGAGCCCGCGGTCATCTGTGGATGCGCCTGGTTCGAGACGGTGTTTAGGCTGCTTGATCCGGAGATCGCCGTCCGTTGGGAGGTCGCCGACGGCGATCGGATCCACCCGGGTCAGCGTCTGGCGCTGATCGAAGGTCCGTCGGCCGGTCTGCTGACCGGCGAGCGCACGGCCATGAATTACCTTCAGACCCTTTCAGGGACAGCGACCCGCGCGGCTGAGTTTGCCGCCGCGGTCGCCGGTCTCCCCGTCGCGGTGTTGGACACCCGCAAGACGTTGCCCGGTCTGCGCGTCCAACAGAAATATGCGGTCCTCTGCGGGGGCTGCCACAACCACCGCATGGGTCTGTTCGACGCGATCCTCATCAAGGAAAACCACATCCTCGCTGCGGGCTCGATCCCGGCCGCGCTCTCCGCCGCGGCCGAAGCGGCCGGTGCCGGCGTTGAGATTCAGATCGAGGTGGAGAGTCTCGACGAGCTGCGGACCGCCTTGGACGGCGGGGCGGAGTCGGTCCTTCTCGATAACTTCGCGCTCGGGGACTTGCGTTTGGCGGTCGCCATGAGCGCGGGGCGCGCCAGGCTGGAGGCATCGGGCGGTGTGGGTCTTGCGACCATTCGGGCCATCGCGGAAACCGGCGTCGACCGCATTTCGGTTGGCGCGCTGACGAAGGACGTGACCGCAGTCGATCTCTCGATGCGCTTCATGGGTTAA
- a CDS encoding phosphatase PAP2 family protein: MRLWLQHLNEIEVSLCRAWSRGGRRLWVKHPFAIISRLGDGVFWYSLIAILPMTHGLLGLKASLHMLATGGVALALYKSLKIYTRRERPCHYASEIIALVPPLDRYSFPSGHTLHAVSFSTVAIYYIPELAWILVPFTMLVASSRIILGLHYPSDVLVATLIGLALAFTGILMLA, from the coding sequence GTGCGACTGTGGCTACAACATCTGAATGAGATCGAGGTGTCGCTCTGCCGTGCTTGGAGCCGAGGCGGTCGGCGCCTGTGGGTTAAACACCCTTTCGCGATCATCAGTCGGCTCGGCGACGGTGTCTTCTGGTACAGCTTGATCGCCATCCTGCCGATGACCCATGGGCTCCTCGGCCTCAAAGCCAGTCTGCACATGCTCGCCACGGGCGGCGTCGCGCTCGCGCTCTACAAGTCGCTCAAGATCTACACGCGCCGCGAACGGCCCTGCCACTATGCCTCCGAGATCATCGCCCTGGTCCCTCCGCTCGACCGCTACAGCTTTCCATCCGGCCATACGCTGCATGCCGTGAGCTTCTCGACCGTTGCCATCTACTATATTCCCGAGCTCGCCTGGATTCTCGTGCCCTTCACCATGCTGGTCGCCAGCTCGCGGATTATCCTCGGCTTGCACTATCCCAGCGATGTGCTGGTCGCAACCTTGATCGGACTTGCACTGGCCTTTACCGGCATCCTGATGTTGGCTTGA
- a CDS encoding glycosyltransferase family 4 protein, with product MSPDIMPRDTDMPPGRLRIAIVTETYPPEINGVAHTMRHLAEGLAERGHAIELIRPRQHGEQRDPAAPTLGRIGVHLVPGLPIPGYRGLRFGLPVYWRLRRLWGRAAPDLVYIATQGPLGHAALSAAHRLGIATVTGFHTQFQQYSQHYGLGLFTHQIAETLRHFHNRSDATLVPTAELKAELSGEGFHDVHVFGRGVDVDLFSPEWRDEALRRSWGCDEETLAVLYVGRIAPEKNLDLARDAFQAIQSARPKARFILVGEGPAREHMQRENPDFICPGSKIGVELSKYYASGDLFLFPSLTETFGNVVLEAMASALPVVAFDYAAARSLIDPWRNGVTLPLDDREAFIAAGCELGRDLERVRRLGAQARCAAEEISWDRVIRGVEERLFQVIHRQRGTEAYRATVATTSE from the coding sequence GCGAGACACCGATATGCCTCCCGGGCGTCTGCGCATCGCGATCGTCACCGAAACCTATCCTCCCGAGATCAACGGCGTTGCCCACACCATGCGGCATCTCGCCGAGGGTTTGGCCGAGCGCGGACACGCCATTGAACTGATCCGCCCTCGACAGCACGGCGAGCAACGCGACCCGGCTGCACCGACGCTCGGCCGAATCGGTGTACACCTCGTCCCCGGCCTGCCGATCCCAGGGTACCGCGGTCTGCGATTCGGACTTCCGGTCTATTGGCGGCTGCGTCGTCTCTGGGGCCGCGCCGCGCCGGATCTCGTCTACATCGCAACCCAGGGCCCACTCGGCCACGCCGCGCTCTCCGCCGCGCACAGGCTCGGGATCGCGACGGTGACCGGATTCCATACCCAGTTTCAGCAGTACAGCCAACATTACGGTCTCGGCCTTTTCACCCATCAGATCGCCGAGACGCTGCGCCATTTCCACAACCGATCGGATGCAACCCTGGTACCCACCGCCGAGCTGAAAGCCGAACTCTCGGGCGAGGGATTCCATGATGTCCACGTCTTCGGCCGCGGTGTGGACGTGGACCTCTTCTCGCCCGAGTGGCGCGACGAGGCATTGAGACGCAGCTGGGGCTGCGACGAGGAGACCTTGGCTGTGCTCTACGTCGGGCGGATTGCACCGGAGAAGAATCTCGACCTCGCACGGGACGCCTTTCAGGCAATCCAATCCGCTCGACCGAAGGCGCGCTTCATCCTGGTCGGCGAGGGTCCCGCGCGCGAGCACATGCAACGCGAGAACCCCGATTTCATCTGTCCAGGGTCCAAAATCGGCGTCGAACTCTCGAAATATTACGCCTCGGGCGATCTTTTCCTCTTTCCGAGCCTGACCGAGACCTTCGGAAACGTCGTGCTCGAGGCGATGGCCAGCGCTCTACCAGTCGTCGCTTTCGATTATGCGGCGGCTCGATCCCTGATTGATCCCTGGCGGAACGGGGTTACATTACCGTTAGACGATCGTGAAGCGTTCATTGCTGCCGGATGCGAGCTGGGCCGGGACTTGGAACGCGTCCGACGGCTCGGCGCACAGGCCCGCTGCGCAGCGGAGGAGATCAGTTGGGATCGCGTCATCCGGGGCGTCGAGGAGCGTCTCTTTCAAGTTATCCACCGACAACGTGGAACGGAGGCTTACCGTGCGACTGTGGCTACAACATCTGAATGA
- a CDS encoding sulfur globule family protein, with product MNKLATAAAVAALLGASASASAWWGPGYGGYGPGYGSGLGDAFGDMFGDGYGDFNFGMSGGGSGRGYGRGLGRGYGHGYGYNNPYYGYGAPYYGGGYPYAYPYAAPVAPMAPVAPAQPEAK from the coding sequence ATGAACAAGCTTGCTACTGCTGCTGCCGTCGCTGCCCTCCTCGGTGCCTCCGCTTCCGCGTCCGCTTGGTGGGGTCCGGGCTACGGCGGTTACGGCCCCGGCTACGGCTCGGGTCTCGGCGATGCCTTCGGCGACATGTTCGGCGACGGCTATGGTGATTTCAACTTCGGCATGAGCGGCGGCGGCAGCGGGCGCGGCTACGGTCGCGGTCTGGGTCGCGGCTACGGTCACGGCTACGGCTACAACAACCCCTACTACGGCTACGGCGCTCCGTACTACGGTGGCGGTTACCCTTACGCCTACCCCTATGCAGCACCGGTTGCCCCGATGGCGCCTGTTGCTCCGGCTCAGCCTGAAGCCAAGTAA
- a CDS encoding AAA family ATPase, with the protein MPDLHDLEILLRSDTPIVLIESIEEPRVVELFAGLAVRLAEPAFRWSVTEGLRRIELDTEPQSRLADPTEALRNIRSTQQRGIYLLLDFHPYLDNPLHVRLLKEIAQGYADLPRTLVLVSHALEVPPELHHLSVRFGLRLPDRQRIMGLIREEAKRWQDSSGGRSFRTGRDAVEQLARNLLGVTESDARRLIRNAIRHDGAITREDVETVKRAKYDLLSPDGAISFEYDTRSFAEVAGLGNLKAWIDRRRGAFLDPARTRDHPRGVLLLGVQGGGKSLAAKAVAGRFGVPLLRLDFGALYDKYIGETEKNLRKALATADVMSPCVLWIDEIEKGVATGAEDDGVGRRILGTLLTWMAERNTRVFLTATANDISRLSPELIRKGRIDELFFVDLPGAPVRHEIFAIHLRRRGLDPERFDLARLAEASEGFTGAGIEQAVVSALYADETAGDGLTTADLLREIADTQPLSVVMHGQLQALRAWASGRTVQAHAPEEQDDAAVLGRDVAAAMASAPMEPAGEALDAQPPGRSD; encoded by the coding sequence ATGCCGGACCTGCACGACCTGGAGATTCTACTGCGTTCGGACACCCCGATCGTGCTCATCGAGTCGATCGAGGAGCCGCGGGTCGTCGAGCTGTTTGCCGGCCTTGCCGTGCGTCTCGCCGAGCCGGCCTTTCGATGGTCGGTCACCGAGGGGCTGCGGCGCATCGAGCTCGATACCGAGCCGCAAAGTCGCCTGGCCGATCCGACCGAGGCGCTGCGCAATATCCGCTCCACACAGCAACGCGGCATCTATCTGCTGCTCGACTTTCATCCCTATCTCGACAACCCGCTGCACGTGCGCCTGCTCAAGGAGATCGCACAAGGCTACGCGGACCTACCCCGTACCCTGGTCTTGGTCAGTCATGCGCTCGAGGTTCCGCCCGAGCTGCACCATCTGAGCGTGCGGTTCGGCCTGCGCCTGCCTGACCGTCAGCGCATCATGGGCCTGATTCGCGAGGAGGCCAAGCGCTGGCAGGATTCCTCCGGCGGGCGCAGCTTCCGGACCGGTCGCGACGCGGTGGAGCAACTCGCCCGCAATCTACTCGGCGTCACCGAGTCCGACGCGCGCCGCCTGATCCGCAACGCCATCCGTCACGACGGCGCCATCACCCGGGAAGACGTCGAGACGGTCAAGCGCGCCAAATACGATCTGCTCAGTCCCGATGGCGCCATCAGCTTCGAGTACGACACTCGATCCTTCGCCGAGGTCGCCGGTTTGGGCAACCTCAAGGCATGGATCGACCGCCGCCGCGGTGCCTTTCTGGATCCCGCCCGCACCCGGGATCACCCGCGCGGGGTTCTGCTCTTGGGCGTTCAGGGCGGCGGCAAGAGCTTGGCCGCGAAGGCGGTTGCCGGACGTTTCGGCGTCCCGCTGCTGCGCCTGGACTTCGGTGCCCTCTACGACAAATATATCGGCGAAACCGAAAAGAACCTCCGCAAGGCATTGGCGACGGCCGATGTCATGTCGCCTTGTGTTCTGTGGATCGACGAGATCGAAAAAGGCGTCGCAACCGGCGCGGAGGACGACGGGGTCGGCCGGCGCATCCTCGGCACCCTGCTGACCTGGATGGCCGAGCGCAACACACGCGTCTTTCTCACTGCGACCGCGAACGACATCTCCCGACTCTCGCCCGAACTCATCCGCAAAGGGCGGATCGACGAACTCTTCTTCGTGGATCTCCCCGGTGCGCCCGTGCGACACGAGATCTTTGCGATCCATCTGCGCAGGCGGGGGCTCGATCCCGAGCGCTTCGACCTCGCTCGGCTCGCCGAGGCGAGCGAGGGCTTCACCGGCGCCGGCATCGAACAGGCCGTCGTCTCCGCGCTCTACGCCGACGAGACCGCCGGGGATGGCCTGACCACGGCCGATCTCCTGCGCGAGATCGCCGACACTCAGCCCTTGTCCGTCGTCATGCACGGCCAGCTTCAAGCGCTGCGCGCCTGGGCATCGGGCCGAACGGTTCAGGCGCACGCACCCGAAGAACAAGACGACGCGGCCGTGCTTGGACGCGACGTCGCCGCCGCGATGGCCTCGGCCCCCATGGAGCCCGCCGGGGAGGCGCTCGACGCGCAGCCCCCCGGACGCTCCGACTAA
- a CDS encoding 2-isopropylmalate synthase — protein sequence MTAKDHLIIFDTTLRDGEQSPGASMTRDEKVRIAKALERMRVDVIEAGFPIASPGDFEAVKAVAETVKESRVCGLARALDKDIDRAGEALAGANAGRIHTFIATSPIHMQRKLNMTPDQVLAQAVHAVQRARRYTDDVEFSPEDAGRSEIDFLCRVLEAVIDAGAGTVNIPDTVGYNIPDQFGSLIRTLRERIPNADKVVFSVHCHNDLGLAVANSLAAVRNGARQVECTINGLGERAGNAALEEIVMTVRTRQDLFDCQTRLDTTQIMNCSRLVSGITGFAVQPNKAVVGANAFAHESGIHQDGVLKHRETYEIMRAEDVGWNANRMVMGKHSGRNAFRTRLQELGIVMGSEEELNAAFSRFKDLADKKHEIFDEDLQTLVTDATLDAANERVKLVSLRVCSETGETPCANLVLAFDGEELTGTASGGGPVDATFKAIESIVDSGTILKLYSVNAITSGTDAQGEVTVRLERGGRIVNGQGADTDIVIASAKAYINACNKILQPAQRAHPQTGDV from the coding sequence ATGACCGCAAAAGACCACTTGATCATTTTCGACACGACCCTGCGCGACGGCGAGCAGAGTCCCGGCGCATCCATGACCCGCGACGAGAAGGTGCGCATCGCCAAGGCGTTGGAGCGGATGCGTGTCGACGTGATCGAGGCGGGCTTCCCGATTGCCAGTCCGGGCGATTTCGAGGCCGTCAAGGCGGTGGCCGAGACGGTCAAGGAAAGCCGTGTCTGCGGCCTGGCCCGTGCGCTCGACAAGGACATCGACCGGGCCGGCGAGGCTCTGGCCGGTGCCAACGCCGGACGGATCCATACCTTCATCGCCACCTCGCCCATCCACATGCAGCGCAAGCTGAACATGACCCCGGATCAGGTGCTCGCCCAAGCGGTGCATGCCGTCCAGCGGGCGCGGCGTTACACCGACGATGTGGAGTTCTCCCCCGAGGATGCCGGACGCTCCGAGATCGATTTTCTCTGTCGGGTCCTCGAAGCGGTCATCGATGCCGGCGCCGGCACCGTGAATATTCCGGATACCGTCGGGTACAACATTCCCGATCAGTTCGGAAGCCTGATCAGGACGTTGCGCGAGCGGATCCCGAATGCCGACAAGGTGGTCTTCTCGGTGCATTGTCACAACGACCTGGGGCTTGCGGTGGCCAACTCGCTTGCCGCGGTACGCAACGGCGCGCGCCAGGTGGAATGCACCATCAACGGTCTGGGCGAGCGCGCCGGCAACGCCGCGCTCGAGGAGATCGTGATGACGGTCCGGACCCGTCAGGATCTGTTTGACTGTCAAACCCGGCTCGATACGACCCAGATCATGAACTGCTCGCGCCTGGTCTCGGGCATCACGGGTTTCGCGGTGCAGCCGAACAAGGCGGTGGTCGGCGCCAACGCCTTCGCGCACGAGTCGGGCATCCATCAGGACGGGGTGCTCAAGCATCGCGAGACCTACGAGATCATGCGCGCGGAGGACGTTGGCTGGAACGCCAATCGGATGGTGATGGGCAAACATTCGGGTCGCAATGCCTTTCGCACGCGGCTGCAGGAGCTCGGCATCGTCATGGGTTCGGAGGAGGAGCTCAATGCCGCCTTCTCGCGCTTCAAGGATCTCGCCGACAAGAAACACGAGATCTTCGACGAGGACCTGCAGACGCTGGTGACGGATGCGACCCTGGACGCGGCCAACGAACGGGTGAAGCTGGTCTCGCTTCGGGTCTGCTCCGAGACCGGCGAGACGCCCTGTGCAAACCTGGTACTGGCGTTCGACGGCGAGGAGCTGACCGGGACCGCCAGCGGCGGCGGGCCCGTGGATGCGACCTTCAAGGCGATCGAGTCGATCGTCGACAGCGGAACCATTCTCAAACTTTACTCGGTCAACGCCATCACCAGCGGCACCGACGCACAAGGCGAGGTCACGGTCCGGCTCGAGCGCGGCGGGCGCATCGTCAACGGGCAGGGCGCGGATACCGACATCGTGATCGCCTCCGCCAAGGCCTACATCAACGCCTGCAACAAGATCCTCCAGCCGGCCCAGCGCGCCCATCCTCAGACCGGCGACGTCTGA
- a CDS encoding chaperone modulator CbpM codes for MTQTETRIEGIVLDEGLTVTLTELTQLCGSSGRVVRLMVTEGLLHPEGQAPDDWRFDGFEVRRARRAVRLQRDLDLNLPGTALALDLLDELERLRDRLRALEHQLGQRRTRELG; via the coding sequence ATGACGCAGACCGAGACACGCATTGAAGGGATCGTGCTCGACGAGGGGCTGACGGTCACCCTCACCGAACTGACCCAGCTCTGCGGCTCCAGCGGCCGCGTGGTGAGGCTGATGGTGACCGAAGGGCTCCTGCACCCAGAGGGTCAAGCCCCGGACGATTGGCGGTTCGACGGCTTCGAGGTACGTCGAGCACGTCGCGCCGTGCGCCTGCAGCGCGACCTCGACCTCAACCTCCCCGGCACCGCACTCGCGCTCGATCTGCTCGATGAGCTGGAGCGACTGCGCGATCGATTACGCGCGCTTGAGCACCAACTCGGACAACGGCGCACGCGCGAGCTCGGTTAA
- a CDS encoding DnaJ C-terminal domain-containing protein, with protein sequence MEYKDYYKTLGVTRDATQPEIKRAYRKLARKFHPDVSKEPDAEARFKEINEANEVLHDPEKRAAYDALGSSWHAGQDFRPPPGGVHHDFHFGADEAAEFSDFFSSIFGREFHPGAQGQRRRRGQDQTARIAIDLEDAYRGATRQLRLDIPEVGPDGRVTSRTRTLNVRIPPGVTQGRQIRLAGQGGPGINGGHAGDLYLEIDINPHRFFTTDGKDIHLRLPIAPWEAALGASVSVPTLGGTVNLKVPPGSQSGQRLRLKGRGLPGEPAGDAMIMLEIVTPPATTDAAKAAYRDMAERLHFNPRAEMGV encoded by the coding sequence ATGGAATACAAGGACTACTATAAGACGTTGGGCGTGACGCGGGACGCCACCCAACCCGAAATCAAGCGGGCCTATCGAAAGCTTGCGCGCAAATTCCACCCCGACGTCAGCAAAGAGCCCGACGCCGAGGCCCGGTTCAAAGAGATCAACGAGGCCAACGAGGTCCTGCATGACCCGGAGAAGCGTGCCGCTTACGACGCGCTCGGCAGCAGCTGGCATGCCGGCCAGGATTTTCGCCCGCCGCCCGGCGGTGTTCATCACGACTTCCATTTCGGCGCCGACGAGGCCGCCGAGTTCAGCGACTTTTTTTCCAGCATCTTCGGACGCGAGTTTCATCCCGGAGCACAGGGGCAACGCCGGCGGCGCGGTCAAGATCAGACCGCTCGGATCGCAATCGACCTGGAGGACGCCTATCGCGGGGCAACACGGCAGCTGCGCCTCGACATCCCCGAGGTCGGCCCGGACGGGCGCGTCACCTCACGCACCCGCACCCTGAACGTGCGCATCCCGCCCGGTGTCACGCAAGGTCGCCAGATCCGCTTGGCCGGCCAGGGCGGGCCGGGGATCAACGGCGGTCATGCCGGCGATCTCTACTTGGAGATCGATATCAATCCGCACCGTTTCTTTACAACGGACGGCAAGGACATCCATCTACGCCTGCCCATCGCACCCTGGGAGGCGGCACTCGGTGCGTCCGTCTCGGTCCCCACACTCGGCGGAACAGTGAACCTTAAGGTCCCGCCGGGATCTCAGTCCGGGCAACGCCTGCGCTTGAAGGGGCGGGGGCTGCCCGGCGAGCCGGCCGGGGACGCGATGATCATGCTCGAGATCGTTACCCCGCCCGCAACCACGGATGCCGCCAAGGCAGCCTATCGCGACATGGCCGAGCGTCTACACTTCAACCCAAGGGCCGAGATGGGAGTCTGA